AATGCACAATGATTTGTACTGTCTAATAAATATACCACGTATACTTTGTACGTACTGTGTATTCCGCTGTCTTCATCTTCCTCAGAACATGGTAATTTCAGATCAAGCGCTATGTTACTGACTCCATTAATGTCTGATGGAACTCTCGGGACTTTGGAAGTGCTGTGCAAAACGctttttcgttttctttttttccaaaccaaaacctttgtattgattttttttttggtcaacctTCTCAGTAAACTGAAATCAGATGCAGTGTAAGTTATTCAGAGACTCACACGGTTTCAACCATACAGCCTCCAGTTTTGGAGCTCCTGGTTCACTGCTCTAAATCaccaggaaataaaataaaaaagaataattaaaaaataaaaatcacacaatAAAAACGTTTACTCCCCACCTCCTTTTCCTGTGGAGGTCCAGGCCTAAGTTAAAAGGCATTTTCCTATTGCTGATGTCAGATCCAAGATAAAGTGCGTGTCTAAAGTAAAAACTGTGTTATAAAAGCCGTAGCCAGTAAAAAGGCTGGAACAGGTGATAATCAAGTATTAATTGCAATATTGGCATTTCCATTAAAAGACAAAATCTAACACATTGATGGCAGTCATTGGCTGTTACTATTTTGTAATTCTTGTCCATTTGTAAATTGTTTTTACTGTTTATACATACTTTTCAGACTgcctttctttttgtaatttatGGAAGGTTTATAAATGAATGATCAAAGCTTCCCCATTGTGTCTTCAGAGGATAATGTAAATTACTGTAAGATACCGTGTGCTAGATTATAacatttaattaaagaaaataactgGCCTAAATTTGTGGTAAAGTACTGTGTGGGTGTGTGCATGTGTCCAACTGTTGtgtattatattttatataaataaattatttgataTTTTGTAGAGTGCAGTATGTTTCATGAATCACCTGTATCAGCTGCTTGATTATTGTGTtgaccttcccttcctttctgaaGGATGGGACACAAGCGGTAAGATCCATTACCATAGGATAAAGGCTTATCTAAATCCAAGACTCCAGGAGCTTTCCAGAGGTAAGAAAAATGGATAGAAAATTACTCTAGCATATATCACATATTATGCCCAAAGCCCAGCCTTGAAATACATACACAAATACACCTAACACAACAAAATGAGCAAGAATTACAACTTTATTTAATCTCACAAAGAAAGGAACGCGGTCCACAACATGTCAgctaaaaaacaaatcaaaacaaaacatcgAACATCAGCACTAACCCGACTTCTTGCATATGGACTAGTTTGATTCTGTGTCTCGTAATGCAAAAATCTGAACTCAACTTCCGTCAACACAACTGCTATTTGCTTTACAAATAAACTTTTCCTGCTGAATAAATACCAATGAAAATCTTAGAAGTAAAACACAAACCAAGGCCCAAGCACTTCGCATTGCTTGGAACTgcacaactgaaaaaaacccatgaacAGTAAAACCAGCTACAGTGCATTCTTTgatggaaattatttttgtttaaatgcaaGCTTGTTAAATGAAAATCCCAACCAAGAAATTTAGTTCATTCCAGCTATGAATTTGCAGTTGTCTAAAACAACTATTTTTTCACACTACGTAGCAAATGTGAAGTTACAAGACTAAGCAAACCCATGTCAATAGGTTGGTCCCGTACCAGCATCGCAGCTGGGCGAAGGGGAACACTGTGGCTTTAGATAATCCAGGTGTTCCTGTAGCTGTGCTAAGATTGAGAAAGAATTTTGCCTCTGAGACATTCCTGAAACTTTGGTGTACACAGAACTTCATCCCCAGCTACAGCAGTTTGGACATGTCCAACTTCACCCCCCCTGCTCCCCGCAGACAGCAGTGAGCACACCGAAGTTTCTACTTGGTTTGTGAGTCACTTAAAAGGGCAAAATATTACAAACCCTTCCAGAGGCTTTGCAGCTTAGTGCAATCTGAAAACAGAGCCTGGATGACCAAGAGCAGCTGACAGCCTTTGCAAAATAGAAAATAGTTTAGGAGACAAAATTTTGCCCTGGTTTCAACAGCCAAGGAAAACAAGGAAGCAACAATTGCATTTTGAAAATTAAAGGTGTCACGTGCTAACAGCAGAAGTTTGGGTTATAGTCTGCGTAACTACAGAACTTGTGTGCTGAATAATAATTCTGTGTAAGACTTGTCCAAAACATGAATAAAAGCAAGAACTGACCACCTTCTGTGAAGAATCCCACAAGCACTTTAGtagataaatattaaaaaataagaaaatattagaGTTTTTGTAGCAAGCGGAGGCCTATTCAAATGCTCTAGCTTTTTCCTGCtacaacaaaacagaaagttTCCCACCTGCACATATCATCACCCCACGCACGCCtcctgagaagaaaacaaaaagcaaaaactaaaaaccaaacaccaacaaaaaccattcgccaaccccccccccaaaaaacaaaaccaaaacaaccaaaccaagaaTAAACCAACGccaccccaccagcagcacccagccaATGCCACGTTCCCTAGGCATGAACTGCACGAGTTTTTTTGGCTGGTAATTTAACTTCAAAGATAGTAAAGTCTGTCTGAAAGCAATAGGTTTGGTTCTCTGTGAATGCTCTGACCTACAAGGAAAGCCAGTTTGTGAGCATACTGGCAAGGAGCAGGTACTCTGATGACACcctgcaaaacaaaagaaaatatttcaagtcaTTTAACTAAGCACGCACTCACTGCAACTGAGTCCTGCAATACAAAAGTTTGGATACATGTACTTTGTATTCCCTGTAGTTTATGCAGATTTGTGAGAACATCACATAAATGGAACAAATTGAACAAACATGTACTACAGAAGAAGAGATGTAAAAAAACGTCCCAACACCATTCCCCTCCTCACTCCAAAAAAGCCTCTTATGCAGGTTTACTTTTGATGCTGGATCTCACAAAAGGTGGGACACGGCTAACTCATGTGAAACATTTACAGTTACTGCACTGACAAATGCGAAGCACATCCAGGCAGCATCTGGGTGCTGATCTTGGCGTGGAACTGAAGTTCGGGGATAATACTCAAAACAAGTCTTGTCTAGAGAGAATAAAGATTACTTTAATCTTCAGACTTCAGAGAAATCACATAACAATAAAATGCCGAGCTCTCAAGCTACCACTCCAGGTCTAGAAGCACACTTGCACTTTCTGGATCTGCATGGCTGTTTGAAGGACCTTTTCCTACCTTCTTGTGGGTTGTAATTGTACAGAGACGCACAATCTTAGATAAGTATTATCAGGAAATACTTACCGACCAGTTATAGTACATGTGGCAAAGTTTGTAGGTTAAACGTTGTAGATGATCCGGTTTCAGTTTTCCAGTGTCATAAATTACATTATAATGAGTGGGTGAAACGCAGCCATTTCTCACTGCCTGACTCACAATAAAGAAATCGTACCTGGAATAGAAGGAACAAAACCCCAGAAAGGACTGAAAAATGTTGATATATACAAACACTACATACTGTAAACcaggaaataattgcataatgaATTCATAAAATTTAAGCTTCTCCACTTCTTTCATTTACACATTCACTACGGTTTCTTTTGAGAAGGACATAAGTGTGGAAAGGGTTATTCTACTTGATCTCACAGCCCATTTAATATCAGATATATTCCCTCTATTATCAAGCTGCCAGCAAACAGAAGAAATGTTATTTACATACTGACTTACCATTCTGGTCTGGTCACCTCCACATCCACAACAGTACCAGGGGGTGGGTTTTTCAGTCCTCCTCCGCCACACTGAGCAAAGAACCTGGTATTCACTCGCTTCTTCACAACTATCACAGTAAGTCTTGGACTAAAATAAGTAAAAAGAAgacattaaaacaaagaaacccaaaaaTATCCTGAAAAACTACACTGACAGTATTTCAGAAGCAGATTCTCTAGAGCTTCAAATTAAAAGCAACTTTGGAGTTCTCCAGGGCATTAACTTCACATGTAAGTCTTCACTAATTAATTGCCTTAGACTAAATAGAACATTGTTCATAactgcagatttttttgtttcaagtGTAACTTTCATACTATTTCTCACTAATCCAGCTGATATTTTACTCAACAGGAGACAAAATAGACCAAAAAGGGATCTTCTGACCACAGATCTATTTCTACTGTCTCTCTCTACCTCATCTTTTCATAGAGAAAACACTGGTTTTTAACAGTATTTTTGGTAAAGAGCAAGCCAGAAACAGAAGCTAGGTAAGCAGTTTAATTCCTACCATGTAAGCAATCATTGGAATAGTAGTTATCTGAGCTCAAGTAAAACAAACACCAAAGAAAAGACAACACCATCTTCATCTGTAACTACTTTTTGTACCCCAGTGTATAATCCTCTTACATTACAAAACAGGAGGTTGGTGGAAACACTTACTTGTAGTCTTTACCGACACTCTTCAAGCAATCCAGAAATTGAGGCACTTCATAATTAACCAGAGTATTTAGTTGTCCGTCTCCGACACCATCACGATACACAATAATACGAGAGGGCAAATACTTATTCCACTTGTACCAGTCTCTTAGagcagcttaaaaacaaaaacaagcaaaaaaccagaGTAAAAGCTGTGAGCTATAACGACAATTCATTCCAAAACAAAAATGGATTTTTCTTACTGGAAAGTACAGCAGTAGCTTTTGAAACCTAAGGTCCTCAATCTTTCAGTAACCTAAAACAGGTATGCACCATGATACACAAATGTCACTTGCAAAGAGAATTCTGGTTTACCTGTGTACCAATACATACAAAAAGAAACTAATGAAATTATCTACTCTGCTGGCCTCTCTTACAGCAAGAAGCTGTAATCATTTAAATCCATCTCCTTTGAAGCACTTTGAAAGGTAGTATTTAATGATTGTTACGAAATACAGTACTGAATAACAGAATGTACACAAAATGCTATTAATTTTCAGCAATATTTACAGCTGTATTTTTCACGTTTTTATCTAAGTGCAAGTTGGTGCTGCCTCCCCTGAAGGCAGCTGACGTGTGTTTTGAGGCAGCTGAACCGTCATTCCTTAGACCTGACTCAACACGAGCAGAAAGCCGTCCTTACTTTGCAAGCAGGCTTTAAGCCCGTCCACAAGTTCTTGCCCACGACTTTGAACAGCACAGCGCGAGAACCACCtgtgaagaacaaaatgaaagatGGCCTTCAAAGCACTTCCCAGGCTTACAgaacaaagttatttttaaaacggCTATGAGCATTTAGTCTTTATGGCAGTCAACCAAGAGTTAGTGTACCATGGGAACATTTCCCTTGCAAAGCCCCTGTGGGAGACAAAAACCTTATCACCCTGTGCAATTTCTCTCTATCAAAACCAACTTTCACCCAAGCCAACTCAGAAGGCAGAAGAGCCTATCACCGTGATGCCTTCAATTCACAATATATAGTTCTTTATTAACCATGTACAGTAAACCAATGCAGACACTTTTATGATGGGCCACCACATTCAAGCTACTTTCCAgttaatggaaaaataaagatttattCAAATCTTACCGTGTCATTGTGTGATTCATGCTGGCAACAAATCCTGCAATTGACTGCTTTCCAGCTATAGTGTCATGGTAACAATCAATGCCCACAACCATCACCTGTTTTAGCTTAAAGGGAATCAATACAGAACATGTATTAGTATGTGAAGACCTGCTCAAGCACCCTATAGTCTAACAGGATCGTGACATAAGCTGCATGGTTTCAGGACACAAAAGTGAACCACAGAATGAAATGTCTCCTTATGTCACATTTAACTTCATGCCTCTTCTCACAGACACAAAACAAACTACACAAAATatactcagttttattttttggggggaaaaagttttgctttttaaataaggCTCAATAAAAAGTTACTTACTGGGATCTCAACACTCCAAAGTTCTCCGCCCATTTTACAGTTCATTTGTAAGGCAATTTTTGTTGCTATGGCCATACAGCTCTGCGGCTTGCTTAAAGTGCGAGCAAGCACACACTGACTTGGAATGGGGCAGTCTGTACATAAATATTTCTTGATGGCATCATACTTATCCTTTCGGGAACTAGACAAAATACAAACCacctttaaagggaaaaaaaagaaatctttaggCAGTTGCATTCTCAAAATTACATAACGGTTGTAGCTCTCTAAGAAAAGATTCTTGTGCTCAAGAGAAATATTCAAGTGTTCACCACGAAAGAAATACCCGCACAGCCTCAGTGTCTACACATCAGGGTCAAGTACAGAGGCTCTTTTCCCAAAGGATACTCATGGTTATTCTGGGGTTTGAACAGGAATATGAGTAGACATGTAGTACTCAGGAACCAAGAGTTTTACTTCTGAGAATGAATCCCCCTAGTTTTAAAACACCAGTTACAGTGATTAATGTGATTTGAAATTATGGATTCAAATACATACTATGTTTGTGTCACGGGTAATACTTTGCTGTAAAACCCTTAAATAAGCTTCTGTTCTATCATCTACTTCAATcctgaaaaggaagaggaaaaaagtgtttacagaaaaaaaaaaaatctagtagctATTAAAACTTCAGCAAGAACATAAATGCTCATTGTGAATCAGCACTGTAGGAAGTGTCACATTTATAGCTATTCATAAACATAGAACATTCACACGTTTTTAAGATTAAGAGGAATCATCCCCAACTCAGGCTTCCAAGAGCAATGACATTCAAAATTAAGAGCAAAGAGCAAGCACGGGTACTCAAGGGAAGATATTCGCAATGAGAACACATGAGAATATGTCCAAAGTCAGCAAGAAAATATGTATTCCTTCTTGTATTACTTATAGCTCCACTTGAGGTTTTGCTCAATGACTATATATATGCCTAATAGTTTGGTTGTGGCATCCTTTAATCCCCAGCGAAAGCTCTCAGAAATAAAAGTGTAGGAAAATCAGTCACTGGAGAAAACCGAACAATTGGCATACTGAAAGCAACTTTGTTTCATTAGAAATCTCAGTAGTGTGACATACTGTACTATCTCCTCATTTAACAGCCTAAACTTGCTAACAGACATACCTTAGTAAGTATTAAAATGATTTTTCCACCAGCTTTCTAAAGACACTTACATAGTTGCCTTGTTCATTTTGATTCCCATAGATGGCGTGACTTTAAACAGATTTTGAAGTAACGTATTAGCAGCATCATAGTTGCGCCGTGTGTATATTAATAACCAGTTGTCCAGAGGCTTTGCGCAGATTAAGGGAGCTCCCCTACTTTCCTTTGACCAATCACCAAACTGAGGATTGTAATCAAACTGGAAGTAAGAGATGGGAGAGACAGAAAAATCAACACTCAATCAAACAAGCTATACTACAACTACTTCCTGATGCACTTCGAGGACAAACCGCAACACTTCTGTCTAGAACAAATGACTTGATTTTATCTGTTCTTTTACTGCTACTGTCCCTAATTTACAATAAGCCTTATCTAGTCCTTTCAAGAAATCCTACTCTTCAAATGTTTCATTCATAATTATGCAAAGATACCTATGATTTTTAGCCCAGATAAGTTGTTACTATTTGCTGCACGGATTTTGTGCTACATAGTTATTTATGTAttgatttttcttcagtttttctttctaATAAGGTAACTGcttgataaaaagaaaaatattattacaaAGAGGATATCAGATCTTTTCAATAACAATAAAAAGCTTTACCGAATACAGATAGGCAGATCAAGATATTGTAAAATGCCCTTTTCCATCAAGCATCCATTCAAAACAGAAGACTTCTACTACAGAGCAAATACATAAAGTTTTAGGGCAATCTGACTTAATTGAAATCTAAATTATTCATACTGAAGAGTCACCTCACCTTTGAATGCACAGATACTGTATGTGTTTTACCTACTGAACTGAAATAAGTAGTGGCTTTTCATTTGAAAGCCTTGGTAATTCAATAAATGGCAACAAGCCAGAAACGTCTCTAGTGTCCTAGTTTGTGTATCTGAAAGGATTTTGTTATGAGAGACAGACTGTTAAGGAAGACACTACTGTAATGCAAGGCAAAAAGTCTTCCGGGGCTCCTAAACAGAACCTGTAAACAGTTTGCGAGACTCCTGTTTGGACAAAGACTTTTGTATAATGTATTCTCTCAATCTTTCATTTATAAATCAACAAGTAGTATTTCCTTCCTTAAGAAATTACTTCATTGGTGAGAGATCCAGgagatattagaagttatttatTTACCACATTTCCTGATTGAAGGATCTTTTCTCCTTGAACAACTCTTCCCGAAAAGGATAGTAAATTAGAATCAAAGCTTAAACCCCAGTTTCGGAGTTCCTTCTGAACGTTGTCATCTCTGTTTCAAGACAAGattgaaattaaaacaaagaaatctgttcttgctgagacttttcttttttaaaaccagCAGAACTTCCAAAGTTTCACGACAAAGAAGTACAGAAGATATTAAGGTAGCATACTTATGGATGTAGTCAATAAGTCTTCCAATTTCACGTTGCCTTTGCTCAGGTGGCAGTCGTGTATGAATTGCCAGGTCCTTCATCATATTAAAATCATTACGCATCTTCTCAGTTAATCCTGTTAACAGCAAAATCTTTTTCTGAGTATAAGTTACACCAAGGACTAAGAAAACTAAACTGCAAGTCATGCAGACTAACTATGCATGTACTGCAGACACATGAAGTGGTGTCAGCAGTAACCAAGGTTTCCAGTTGCTCCCTGCACATACATTCCCATCTGCACAGAAAAAAAGTCTGGATTTCTGCACTTGAGAGGAAACCACCCAAGACATGCAGCTCTTTATCTGCAtttccaaagcaaaagaaaacagtacTGAGGCAGACAGGTACTGCTACTGCAAAGTGAGTATCTCagaggaaaataaacatttatgtATCTTACAAATTATAAGCTTACAGGAAATTTCTCTTTTTCAACAGAAGTTCTACCACCAAAAACTCTACAAGTTTTAAGTGGACCAATGCTGAACACCATATGTAAAGACTATGCAACATTAAAACCCTTCAAACTTTCCAGCTTCATTTAAACATCTAACTTGTTTCTAAACTCACATTTCTACAAACAAAACATTTCTACTCAACTTGGCAAAAGGCTGCTGTCAAAACACCAGTTTCAGTAGGCATTATGGTTTGACAGATGCTTTGGTACGAAAAAATACTACAGTACCTGTTAAGAAGCACAGTTCTGGAATTAGAACCACAGGTCCTGGCATCAagtttcctctcttcttcctaGACTGACTGATCAAGACGGGCTGGTTCAAGTCGGTAATTTCTTGATTATATTGCTGTATGAGAAATATATGTTGTATGTTAGTCTGTTCATAACAAACACTCCGTTTTCTTAATAATAACACTCTCTTCAGAAAATGAGTACTCTTCCCAAAAGAAAGCAAGCCAAAAGCAACCTGGAACTTTTTTCAATTAGCACATCTAACTGGAGGGGAACTGGTTTTGTCAGAAAAGACCAAACAAGGAAGCCACCAAATTAATGACTTTTAAGAGACAGCAGGAACAATGCTCTGCCTTGCTTGAGACAGCATCACCCAGAGTATCTGACTCAGGATTAGGATGCTCATTCCACATAGGTAATGGACAAGGTTCCTGCCCTATAGAGCAATTTAATTCAAGATACCACAAGAATCAAACAAGATTCCAAGTGAAGTCTCCCAAAATCAACCATCCCACAATCTTTTCTTGTACCCGGAAAGAGCTGGTCTGTCAGGCAGTCACTAACTttgtgtataaaaaaaaaaaaaaagcaacacaagcTGACAGTTTCATACCCTTTTGTAGTAGTCCACATAGCTGATCTCAGAACCATCTGCTTTCCTAAAGGTACATTGTGGATTGGCATCCCAGTCGATGTCATCAACTCTGTATGTTCTGTTATTGTACCTGAATAAACAATTTCATCAGGTGTTCTTAAAtcttaaatagaaaataaataaaactgtggGATGCAAAAGTTAACAGCAGTATTCATGCAAGTTGAAATTTTTGCTCCTATCAGCAGCAGTAACTTTGAGTTTTCAATTGTAACAGGTTATCAATTCTACTAAAAGCTAAACtgtaaaatcaaacaaaaccagaactaaTCCAGTATGTACTTTCTGCTTTCATAAACGCTGTCACCTCGATTAATTTGCTAGCTCGACAATTATATCATTTTCATGCTTTCTGATGCTTCATTCTATACTTCAGGACACAGAACatccaaaataaataaacagcttTCTAAGACAAGAGTCCAAAGAGACTTACTTTGTCAGAACAATTACACCTATCAGCTCTTTAGCACAGACATCTCTAAATTTTTGCTGTTCAACCTGGTAATACAGACTGTACATAAAATCCAACGCTGTTTCACTGCGAAGAACCTTGTGGCTCACATCTGTACATAACATAATGCTTTCCTCATACTGGAGGATAGAACTTGTGAAGCCTGGCCAAACCATCAACCTGTCAAAAGAGAACATACAGAATCTTAACATGCTTTAAAGCATCTCTATTCTCACCCCTTAAGTTACTATACTTCTGTCCACTTCCCCAGACACTAGAAAGCAGGAATTTACATGTCAGATTAAATGGCTTTCAGAATGAAGGCTGGACACTCCTGAGCTTTAGGATTAAAGCATTCAGAGATCTCAGCCCTACAGACAGTTAAGCGAGGTTTCTGACACTGGAGTAAAATGTAACAGCAGAACACACACTGGAAATGAGTAATGAGATCTTAGACACACAAGACACTAAGTCAGGAGAATGAGGTCTCATGCCTCCCAGGAATACCAGGTTTTAGGTCCATGGTTTTATTACAAGACAAACCATCAGAGCAACATCAAAACATTGttctttctccctgcacccctccTGAACCGGAGTATCCATTTTGCCGAACCTGTGATTAGGGATGCTGATTGGGTCATTGGGGTTGTAATAATTACGTCCAATCTGCTGCAAACTCAACATCTTCAAAATCCTAGAAGTTGAAATACAGGTGTCATTTACCATTATTACTCAGTTTATCAAACTACGCATGGTCCCATCCCTCCACACAACCTAATTTCTTGTTCATCTGACTAGATGAAACAGACATGAATGTGAACTTTTCATTTAACTCAATGCAGAAAGGCCACGGACACTTATTAACGATAATCAGTTCAGAACAAGTTAGCATAAAACCCAACCCTTCACCAACCAGTTGAAGGTAGCAGTCTCAACAAGCGACATTTCAGATCAACCATGTAGCCAAGGTACCAAGGTTAAGTGGAAAGACTCCAGCAAAAAAAGTAATTTGTCAGTTCAAGGCCCTGCACTACTGTTTAATTTAAGAGCTTGCTCAGAGAAAAGGTATAAACTCATTTCACACCAACATGTGCCAGAAACATGCATCTAACTGCACATTAAAATGTTGCCACATGTGGTTGGCCACATAGTAAAGGTAGCCACAATGgcttaaaaatttacatatataaatattgATTTGTTGTCCacccttcagaaaggaaaaacttAAGGCAGATACTTTCAGAATGACTTCTTACAAAGACATAATTTGGACAGCAAACCTTCTAAAAATGATGTTGTAAAACTGCAGACATGTAGGTGAATTTGGTGGCAACTCATTAGTCAATGTGATTGTTATCTTCACATCCTCTCCATTTCGGGTT
This DNA window, taken from Patagioenas fasciata isolate bPatFas1 chromosome 17, bPatFas1.hap1, whole genome shotgun sequence, encodes the following:
- the PIWIL1 gene encoding piwi-like protein 1, which codes for MTGRARARARGRPPGQEAAIPSVGAASVQQALPGQPLSRQQPQQSHVPPSVSEELGGRGRQRVPQGVPQSQDVKKPEGLQISAGFQELSLADRGGRRRDFHDLGVNTRQAIEHVQESKTGSSGLAIKLTTNYFRLTSRPQWALYQYHVGYSPEMEARRLRSALLFQHEELIGKTHAFDGSILFLPKKLGNKVTQVFSRTRNGEDVKITITLTNELPPNSPTCLQFYNIIFRRILKMLSLQQIGRNYYNPNDPISIPNHRLMVWPGFTSSILQYEESIMLCTDVSHKVLRSETALDFMYSLYYQVEQQKFRDVCAKELIGVIVLTKYNNRTYRVDDIDWDANPQCTFRKADGSEISYVDYYKRQYNQEITDLNQPVLISQSRKKRGNLMPGPVVLIPELCFLTGLTEKMRNDFNMMKDLAIHTRLPPEQRQREIGRLIDYIHKDDNVQKELRNWGLSFDSNLLSFSGRVVQGEKILQSGNVFDYNPQFGDWSKESRGAPLICAKPLDNWLLIYTRRNYDAANTLLQNLFKVTPSMGIKMNKATMIEVDDRTEAYLRVLQQSITRDTNIVVCILSSSRKDKYDAIKKYLCTDCPIPSQCVLARTLSKPQSCMAIATKIALQMNCKMGGELWSVEIPLKQVMVVGIDCYHDTIAGKQSIAGFVASMNHTMTRWFSRCAVQSRGQELVDGLKACLQTALRDWYKWNKYLPSRIIVYRDGVGDGQLNTLVNYEVPQFLDCLKSVGKDYNPRLTVIVVKKRVNTRFFAQCGGGGLKNPPPGTVVDVEVTRPEWYDFFIVSQAVRNGCVSPTHYNVIYDTGKLKPDHLQRLTYKLCHMYYNWSGVIRVPAPCQYAHKLAFLVGQSIHREPNLLLSDRLYYL